From a single Merismopedia glauca CCAP 1448/3 genomic region:
- a CDS encoding sensor histidine kinase — translation MIEIRALRQVSLFSKLTDEQLHWLTERAIETWLEPGEFLNLEGDPPDKFYVLLEGEIRLIKKVSNAEKHIMTFGPGTFTGHELILLDSPYLGSGRAFSQSHVLIWDNTTFWEILATIPSITRDLLMITAQRVEILESTSRHHQKLAALGTLAAGLAHELNNPAAAVSRGMKQLQQVFPQLLSLALKLNQLQLTKAQLELLDQMLHEAIERTKTSSYLDPLIQSDKEDEILSWLDMYGVIDGWKLAHTLVSAGIDTQWLETVAQNVPIESLDRVFSWIDATLTGVGLLDEIEHSTQRISALVKSIKEYSYMDQAPMQEVDIHQGIESTLTILGHKLNSGVTVSRQYDRHLPRIWAYGSELNQVWTNLIDNAIDAMAGKGEIRIRTAQENNCVLVEIADSGPGISPEIKERIFEPFFTTKGVGEGTGLGLVISYRIVVEKHQGDIRIFSKPGNTCFQVYLPFTPSQITSKGENVCAQLVPI, via the coding sequence ATGATTGAAATTAGAGCTTTGCGCCAAGTATCTCTGTTCTCAAAATTGACAGACGAGCAATTGCACTGGTTAACTGAACGAGCGATTGAAACTTGGCTAGAACCCGGAGAATTTCTCAATCTTGAGGGAGACCCCCCAGATAAGTTCTACGTCCTCCTAGAAGGTGAGATTCGGCTGATCAAAAAGGTGAGTAATGCCGAAAAGCATATCATGACCTTTGGACCTGGCACTTTTACAGGTCATGAGTTAATTTTATTGGACTCACCTTACTTAGGTAGCGGACGAGCCTTCAGTCAAAGTCACGTTCTTATTTGGGATAATACGACTTTTTGGGAAATTCTAGCGACTATTCCGAGTATTACTCGAGATTTGCTGATGATTACTGCCCAAAGAGTCGAGATTTTGGAGTCAACGTCGCGACACCATCAAAAACTGGCTGCACTAGGAACCTTGGCGGCTGGTCTGGCTCACGAATTAAATAACCCTGCTGCCGCAGTCAGTCGAGGGATGAAGCAATTGCAGCAAGTCTTTCCACAGTTGCTCTCTCTAGCACTGAAACTCAATCAGTTACAGTTGACCAAAGCTCAATTAGAACTTCTCGATCAAATGCTGCACGAAGCTATTGAGCGTACTAAAACCTCCTCATACCTAGATCCTCTCATCCAAAGTGACAAAGAAGATGAGATTCTGAGTTGGCTAGATATGTACGGTGTAATCGATGGGTGGAAACTAGCCCATACCTTAGTGTCGGCAGGGATTGACACTCAATGGCTGGAAACCGTTGCCCAAAACGTACCTATCGAATCTCTAGATCGAGTCTTCAGTTGGATTGATGCCACCTTAACCGGAGTTGGGCTGTTGGATGAGATAGAGCATAGTACGCAGCGTATTTCTGCTTTGGTGAAGTCTATCAAAGAGTACTCTTATATGGACCAAGCACCGATGCAAGAGGTGGATATACACCAAGGAATTGAAAGTACACTAACAATTCTAGGACACAAGCTCAACAGTGGTGTAACCGTAAGCCGTCAATACGATCGCCATCTACCACGTATCTGGGCGTATGGGAGCGAGCTTAATCAAGTCTGGACTAACCTAATTGATAATGCTATTGATGCTATGGCAGGTAAGGGAGAAATCAGGATACGCACAGCACAGGAGAATAATTGTGTACTGGTGGAGATTGCTGACAGTGGTCCCGGGATTTCACCGGAAATTAAAGAGCGGATCTTCGAGCCGTTTTTTACCACTAAAGGAGTAGGGGAAGGAACAGGCTTAGGTCTCGTTATTAGCTACCGCATTGTTGTAGAAAAGCATCAAGGAGATATCCGGATCTTCTCTAAACCAGGAAATACCTGCTTTCAAGTTTATCTACCTTTTACTCCGTCTCAAATTACCTCTAAAGGAGAAAACGTATGCGCTCAACTTGTACCCATTTAA
- the glgX gene encoding glycogen debranching protein GlgX translates to MTSIVVQPQVEQLTTKYQIESGCPHPCGAVPDKDGVNFSILSEFATSVELLLFEQHDDAEPMQVIQLNPKHNKSFYFWHVYVRGLRPGTFYAYRVDGSQDLHGAGYRFNQNKVLIDPYAKANTNSLWQRVDAVGSKDNLATSMRSVVIDISDYDWEGDRPLNRPMNETVIYELHVGGFTKSSTSKAQYPGTFAGVIEKIPYLKELGITAVELLPIFDFDETEVLREVNGKQLKDYWGYNPHSFFAPEGSYCTQSEAGCQIDEFRDMVKALHKAGIEVILDVVFNHTSEGNHLGPTINFKGLGNNSYYHVVSFDKQYYMDYSGCGNTFNCNHPITEKLILDSLEFWVKEMHVDGFRFDEGSILSRGEDGTPLAHPPLIWHIETSETLADTKIIAEAWDAAGLYQIGYFPGYRWAEWNGRFRDDIRRFVKGDPGLVGAVAWRIGGSADLYQANRHLPINSVNFITCHDGFTLNDLVSYNYKHNEANGEDNRDGINDNLSWNCGAEGETESPEIDALRQRQIKNLTTILLFSQGVPMIVAGDEVRRTQQGNNNAYCQNNEISWFDWNLVNQNADIFRFFKLMINFRKGYCHSALRRRNFFNGQVNERGLADISWHGVKVFKPGWDDPDARSLAFTLGGFDGEPDIHVMLNMHWEQLDFEMPSVPGREWYEVVNTAKPSPLDIVESGQETLVSGNTYSVQDRTIVVLISK, encoded by the coding sequence CTGTACCAGATAAAGATGGAGTAAATTTTTCCATCTTGTCAGAATTTGCCACATCTGTTGAGTTGTTGTTATTTGAGCAACATGATGATGCCGAACCAATGCAGGTTATTCAACTCAATCCCAAGCACAATAAAAGTTTCTACTTTTGGCATGTCTACGTCAGGGGATTGCGACCTGGAACTTTCTATGCCTATCGGGTTGATGGTTCTCAAGATTTGCACGGGGCGGGATATCGGTTCAATCAAAACAAGGTATTGATAGATCCTTACGCTAAAGCCAATACTAATAGTTTGTGGCAGCGAGTTGACGCTGTGGGATCTAAAGATAATCTAGCTACTTCAATGCGTAGTGTAGTCATTGATATATCTGATTATGACTGGGAAGGCGATCGCCCTCTCAATCGACCGATGAATGAAACCGTCATTTATGAGCTACACGTTGGTGGATTTACGAAATCTTCTACCTCAAAGGCTCAATATCCCGGTACTTTTGCTGGAGTCATCGAAAAGATTCCGTACCTCAAAGAATTGGGCATCACAGCAGTTGAACTGTTACCCATATTTGACTTCGATGAAACTGAAGTCCTCCGGGAAGTCAACGGAAAACAACTAAAAGACTATTGGGGATACAATCCCCATAGTTTTTTTGCTCCTGAAGGCTCGTACTGTACTCAATCTGAAGCAGGATGCCAGATTGACGAATTTCGAGACATGGTTAAAGCCTTACACAAAGCTGGAATTGAAGTCATTTTAGATGTGGTATTTAATCACACTAGCGAAGGAAACCATTTAGGACCAACTATCAATTTCAAGGGTCTTGGCAACAACAGTTACTATCACGTTGTTTCCTTTGACAAACAGTATTACATGGACTACTCTGGCTGCGGCAATACCTTCAACTGCAACCATCCCATCACCGAGAAGTTAATTCTAGATTCCTTAGAGTTTTGGGTCAAAGAGATGCACGTTGATGGCTTCCGGTTTGACGAAGGCTCTATTTTATCTCGCGGTGAAGATGGAACGCCACTAGCTCATCCCCCTCTAATCTGGCATATTGAAACATCTGAAACTCTAGCTGACACCAAAATTATCGCTGAAGCTTGGGATGCTGCCGGACTGTATCAGATTGGTTACTTTCCAGGATACCGTTGGGCAGAATGGAACGGGCGCTTTAGAGATGATATTCGACGATTTGTGAAGGGAGATCCAGGTTTAGTTGGGGCAGTAGCTTGGCGGATTGGGGGTAGTGCCGACCTATATCAAGCAAACAGACATTTACCAATTAATAGCGTTAACTTTATCACTTGTCACGATGGTTTCACACTCAACGATTTGGTTTCTTACAACTACAAGCACAATGAAGCTAACGGTGAAGACAATCGGGATGGCATTAATGACAATTTAAGTTGGAATTGTGGCGCCGAAGGAGAGACTGAATCTCCAGAAATTGACGCTCTACGCCAACGACAAATCAAAAATCTGACCACCATCTTGTTGTTTTCTCAAGGCGTACCCATGATTGTCGCTGGCGATGAAGTCAGACGCACTCAGCAAGGTAACAACAACGCCTACTGCCAAAACAACGAAATTAGTTGGTTTGACTGGAACCTTGTGAACCAGAACGCTGATATTTTCAGATTCTTCAAGCTGATGATTAATTTCCGCAAGGGTTACTGTCATTCAGCTTTGCGTCGCCGTAACTTCTTCAACGGTCAAGTGAACGAGCGCGGTTTAGCAGATATCTCCTGGCATGGCGTGAAGGTGTTTAAGCCTGGTTGGGATGACCCTGATGCCAGATCTTTGGCATTCACTTTAGGGGGATTTGATGGAGAACCAGATATTCACGTAATGCTGAATATGCACTGGGAGCAACTAGACTTTGAAATGCCCTCTGTTCCAGGTAGGGAATGGTACGAAGTCGTGAATACTGCTAAACCTTCTCCCCTAGACATTGTGGAATCAGGGCAAGAAACGTTGGTTTCAGGCAACACCTATTCTGTTCAAGACCGCACCATAGTTGTTCTTATTTCCAAATAA
- a CDS encoding DJ-1/PfpI family protein, whose translation MIPRSLGGKKIAVLVESEFIPEEMEAYQQRFSELKATVHFMSRLWGQSSVRFFSDTVEGEIPKTLDVEIDFQDVDVNDYAAVIMGANYTSVRLRYFEPPPGMPISGEQVRNSPAVKFYAEAMKNPKIIKGALCHGLWLITPMPELLKDRRVICHEVVLADIVNAGAIYEPAPTGVVVDGDLVTGRSRHEVYPFIDAITEQIQQVTSATNLFSNRKTSTFQPVVRIAS comes from the coding sequence ATGATACCCAGATCTCTTGGAGGGAAGAAAATTGCGGTTCTCGTGGAAAGCGAGTTTATTCCCGAAGAAATGGAAGCCTACCAACAGCGATTTTCAGAACTAAAAGCCACAGTACATTTTATGTCGAGGCTGTGGGGTCAATCAAGCGTGCGGTTCTTCAGCGATACGGTAGAAGGTGAAATACCTAAAACCCTGGATGTAGAGATTGATTTTCAAGATGTAGATGTTAACGACTACGCGGCTGTAATTATGGGTGCGAACTATACTAGCGTCCGTCTGCGTTATTTTGAACCACCACCAGGTATGCCAATTAGTGGCGAACAAGTGCGTAACTCTCCAGCCGTGAAATTTTATGCTGAGGCGATGAAAAATCCCAAAATTATCAAGGGTGCATTGTGTCATGGACTATGGCTGATAACACCAATGCCAGAACTGCTTAAAGACAGACGAGTTATCTGCCATGAAGTTGTACTAGCAGATATAGTCAACGCAGGCGCTATATACGAACCTGCACCTACGGGTGTGGTTGTAGACGGCGATCTGGTAACTGGGCGATCGCGTCATGAGGTTTATCCATTCATCGATGCTATCACCGAACAAATCCAACAAGTCACCTCAGCCACAAATCTTTTCTCTAACCGAAAGACTAGCACTTTTCAGCCTGTTGTCAGAATTGCCAGCTAA
- a CDS encoding UBP-type zinc finger domain-containing protein, which yields MRSTCTHLNQIHQVTPSAVGCQECLAMGDRWVHLRICQICGHVGCCDSSKNKHATHHFQMTGHPIVKSFESGENWGWCYVDHTFIEVP from the coding sequence ATGCGCTCAACTTGTACCCATTTAAATCAGATTCATCAGGTTACACCCAGTGCGGTTGGTTGCCAGGAGTGTCTGGCAATGGGGGATCGTTGGGTTCACTTACGTATCTGTCAGATCTGCGGACACGTTGGTTGCTGCGACTCTTCCAAAAATAAGCACGCTACTCACCATTTCCAGATGACAGGTCATCCTATCGTTAAATCTTTTGAATCAGGAGAAAATTGGGGTTGGTGCTATGTTGACCATACCTTTATTGAAGTACCTTGA
- a CDS encoding pentapeptide repeat-containing protein: MLKLFFSIAALSTALIYLTDRSSLGSQYFSNKNIKSGLPVCHIKTEDGTVVDLTDLCGTDAQKNSPDSPIKRLLKTKNCSKCNLKDVNLTGANLIGADLSYANLSGANLSGANLIGANLTGANTTNIILKRTVMPDGSIHD; encoded by the coding sequence ATGCTAAAACTTTTTTTTTCAATTGCTGCTTTATCTACTGCTTTGATTTACTTAACAGATCGATCTAGTTTGGGCAGTCAATATTTTTCAAATAAAAATATCAAATCTGGTTTGCCAGTTTGCCACATTAAAACTGAAGATGGTACGGTAGTTGACTTAACTGATTTATGTGGAACTGATGCCCAAAAAAACAGTCCAGATTCTCCAATTAAAAGATTGCTAAAAACTAAGAACTGTTCAAAATGCAACTTAAAAGATGTTAATCTTACTGGTGCCAATTTAATTGGGGCTGACTTAAGCTATGCCAACCTAAGTGGTGCCAACCTAAGTGGGGCTAATCTAATCGGGGCTAACTTAACTGGCGCAAACACAACTAATATAATCCTCAAGAGAACAGTCATGCCCGATGGCAGTATTCATGATTAA
- a CDS encoding FAD-dependent oxidoreductase encodes MILSNPVLFAVDDDPGVLRVIELDLRREYGSRFRVIRADSGIKALKTLEQIKLRNESVGLFLVDQRMPQMTGTEFLEHAMKLFPTAKRVLLTAYADTDAAIRAINNAKIDYYLFKPWEPPEENLFPVLNDLLDDWLSSFRPPFQGIRVVGSRWSPHLHQIKDFLARNQVPYQCLDIEAKPEARQLVANLGSNVNELPVAIFPDGSYLVQPTNMQLAEKIGLKTRAEMPFYDLAIVGSGPAGLAAAVYGASEGLRTVLIEKEAPGGQAGTSSRIENYLGFPVGLSGSDLARRAVAQAKRFGVEILTPQEVREIRVQDPYRQIVLNDGVEISCHAVVVSTGVSYRQLEIPGIDRLTGAGVYYGAAMTEAISCLNEEVYIVGGANSAGQAAIYISKYARHVTILVRGDSLAQSMSQYLIDQIELTENITVQLHSQVIEVQGEKFLETITISNQITGEQQTVSTHFLFILIGAKPQVDWLCDVVERDKQGFILSGSDLMRDGKYPHGWKLNRPPFLLESSVPGIFVAGDVRHGSVKRVASAVGEGAIAIQFVHQYLSHI; translated from the coding sequence ATGATTTTGTCTAACCCAGTATTATTTGCGGTAGATGACGATCCTGGAGTTTTGCGAGTCATAGAGTTAGATCTGCGCCGCGAGTACGGCAGTCGTTTTCGAGTGATTCGAGCAGATTCAGGCATAAAAGCTTTAAAAACTCTGGAACAGATCAAATTGCGGAATGAATCTGTGGGATTGTTTCTGGTGGATCAACGGATGCCTCAGATGACAGGGACAGAGTTCTTAGAACACGCCATGAAACTCTTTCCCACTGCTAAAAGGGTTTTATTAACTGCCTACGCAGATACAGATGCGGCAATTCGAGCGATCAATAACGCCAAAATTGACTATTATCTGTTCAAACCGTGGGAACCTCCAGAAGAGAATCTATTTCCCGTCCTTAACGATCTGCTAGATGATTGGCTCTCGTCATTTCGCCCGCCGTTTCAAGGGATACGGGTTGTTGGTTCTCGTTGGTCGCCTCACTTACACCAAATCAAGGATTTTTTGGCACGCAATCAAGTCCCATATCAGTGTTTGGATATTGAGGCTAAACCAGAAGCTAGGCAATTAGTGGCGAATCTGGGATCTAATGTCAATGAGTTGCCTGTGGCGATCTTTCCTGATGGTTCTTATTTGGTACAGCCAACCAATATGCAACTAGCAGAAAAGATTGGTCTAAAAACCCGGGCTGAGATGCCATTTTACGATCTAGCCATTGTTGGCTCTGGTCCGGCTGGTTTAGCAGCAGCAGTTTACGGAGCTTCTGAAGGTCTGCGAACAGTACTAATTGAAAAAGAAGCACCAGGAGGACAAGCGGGAACTAGTTCTCGCATTGAAAACTATCTGGGCTTTCCAGTTGGTCTGAGTGGCTCAGATTTAGCTCGGCGGGCTGTGGCTCAGGCCAAACGATTTGGGGTAGAGATCTTGACACCCCAAGAAGTGAGGGAAATTCGAGTTCAAGATCCCTATCGGCAGATAGTGCTTAACGATGGTGTGGAAATTAGCTGTCATGCAGTGGTCGTTTCCACCGGCGTATCCTATCGTCAACTTGAGATACCTGGAATCGATCGCCTTACAGGGGCTGGCGTCTACTATGGCGCAGCCATGACTGAAGCTATATCCTGTTTGAATGAAGAGGTTTATATAGTTGGTGGCGCTAACTCAGCCGGACAGGCAGCAATTTATATTTCTAAGTATGCTCGCCATGTGACTATTTTAGTAAGGGGTGATTCCCTAGCTCAAAGTATGTCGCAGTATCTGATTGACCAAATTGAGTTAACTGAGAACATTACAGTTCAATTACATAGTCAGGTCATTGAGGTTCAAGGTGAGAAATTCTTAGAGACGATTACCATTAGTAATCAGATAACTGGGGAACAGCAAACAGTTTCCACCCATTTTCTCTTTATTTTAATCGGGGCAAAACCTCAAGTTGACTGGCTCTGTGACGTAGTGGAGAGAGACAAACAAGGATTTATTCTCTCTGGATCGGATTTGATGCGTGATGGTAAATATCCTCATGGATGGAAACTGAATCGTCCCCCCTTTCTACTAGAGAGTAGCGTACCAGGCATATTTGTGGCTGGAGATGTGCGTCACGGCTCAGTCAAGCGAGTTGCTTCCGCAGTGGGAGAGGGGGCTATAGCCATTCAGTTTGTTCATCAATACCTCAGCCATATCTAA
- a CDS encoding low temperature requirement protein A, whose translation MKSWWRPPELRIQESNLEPRHATWLELFFDLSFVVAIGQLAENLSQNISLVGFLTFVGLFIPIWWSWLNSTYYSNLFDTDDLLHRLLTAANMVAVVALAVNLHDGFNETSVGFALSYTAIRILLIVEFLRAGWHIVAARPLTTRAAKSFGVAALLWLISAFMPIPVRFGFWILGLTVDLSMALTAGSAVHVKLAPHDSHLPERFGLFTLIVLGESFWAVIRGVEQQPWSISSGIAIVFSISIIFSLWWIYFENLGGSAIQAARTCRSIAAYQTWLYVHLPLVIGLTATGVGLEHLLSITPDLVVPLAERCLICTGVVLCFLSLGIIYIAGLSNKARLHCKIRAMYRFGSAALVLVFAIAGADLLPVELIGLIAAVCATQIILDLRQVRVAS comes from the coding sequence ATGAAAAGCTGGTGGCGTCCTCCAGAACTAAGAATTCAGGAAAGTAACTTAGAACCAAGACATGCAACCTGGCTGGAGCTATTTTTTGATCTCAGCTTTGTGGTGGCAATAGGACAGCTAGCTGAAAATCTGAGCCAAAATATTTCTCTAGTGGGCTTTTTAACCTTTGTAGGACTATTCATACCAATTTGGTGGTCTTGGCTTAACAGTACATACTACTCCAACCTGTTTGATACTGATGATTTGTTACACCGATTGCTGACAGCAGCAAACATGGTTGCAGTTGTAGCTCTTGCAGTCAACCTACACGATGGCTTCAATGAAACTTCAGTTGGTTTTGCGCTTTCGTATACTGCGATTCGGATTTTGCTGATCGTTGAGTTTCTCCGTGCTGGATGGCATATAGTTGCAGCACGTCCATTGACAACCAGAGCAGCTAAAAGTTTTGGAGTTGCGGCACTGTTGTGGTTAATATCGGCGTTTATGCCAATACCAGTGCGATTCGGATTTTGGATCTTAGGCTTGACAGTGGATTTAAGCATGGCTCTAACAGCAGGATCAGCAGTACACGTGAAGTTAGCTCCTCACGATTCTCACTTACCAGAACGATTTGGGCTATTTACCCTGATTGTCCTAGGGGAGTCATTTTGGGCGGTAATTCGTGGCGTCGAGCAGCAGCCGTGGAGTATCTCCAGTGGGATTGCGATCGTGTTTAGTATCAGTATTATCTTTAGCCTGTGGTGGATCTATTTTGAAAACCTAGGCGGTTCTGCTATCCAAGCTGCTCGGACGTGCCGTAGTATCGCTGCCTATCAAACCTGGCTCTATGTACATTTGCCCTTAGTCATTGGTCTAACTGCTACTGGAGTTGGCTTGGAGCATCTCTTGTCTATCACTCCAGATCTAGTAGTGCCATTGGCTGAACGCTGTTTAATTTGCACTGGTGTGGTGCTGTGCTTTCTTAGCCTCGGCATTATTTATATTGCTGGTTTATCTAATAAGGCTAGACTGCACTGCAAAATCCGAGCTATGTATCGCTTTGGGAGTGCGGCTCTGGTTTTAGTCTTTGCCATAGCTGGTGCAGATTTGTTACCGGTTGAGTTGATTGGATTGATTGCTGCGGTTTGTGCTACACAAATTATTCTTGATTTGCGTCAAGTTAGGGTAGCTTCTTAA
- a CDS encoding AGE family epimerase/isomerase — translation MNQIEFTFSDMLAGYVTEFNPQKGSVGSFSLKTSDGRLFEVTLTANTYAELMRNLGEPYHDCTSQMVSFLVPNRYVFVYGIFYPETQQNKFEAKHIVFAGRTENEYLFEKPDWWTKQIRSLANFYLNAQFEDGEIDFRKYRTGIGLVGAKEGSNRQETDTISRLVYGFATAYMLTGEDRYLEAAEKGTEYLREHMRFLDNSEGIAYWYHAIDVKPDGSEQKIFSSEFGDDYNAIPAYEQIYALAGPTQTYRVTGDPRIMKDVELTVNLFNRYFLDKSDKGGFFSHIDPISFSPYSETLGHNRAKKNWNSVGDHAPAYLINLWLATGKEEYANFLESTFDTIEQRFPDYENSPFVQERFYEDWSHDTTWGWQQNRAVVGHNLKIAWNLMRMNNLKPKDKYVALAEKIAGIMPQVGSDLQRGGWYDVVERTLGSDEKFHRCVWHDRKAWWQQEQAILAYLILAGSSDKPDFLKLARESSAFYNAWFLDYEAGGIYFNVLANGLPYLLGTERGKGSHSMSGYHSFELAYLSTVYTNLLLTQQPMDLYFKPKPGGFENNILRVQPDILPPDSVHIGQVWINGQPYYDFDPNQLTVKLPLSQENLKVRVRIVPIKLFFDATCLEVTSDTAKISLKGLLDASGIEILEEELQKATTEPIKRVVLLLEDLECITSAGLRSLVFIKQKLGSDVEMQIVGAQENVKNFLMMSSFYQEVTLLDEEAIAPPPLAMATV, via the coding sequence ATGAATCAAATAGAATTCACGTTTTCAGACATGCTGGCTGGATATGTAACTGAATTCAATCCACAAAAAGGATCTGTTGGGAGTTTCAGTCTTAAAACATCAGATGGCAGGCTGTTTGAAGTAACCTTAACCGCAAATACCTATGCTGAATTAATGCGTAACTTAGGCGAGCCTTACCACGACTGTACCAGTCAGATGGTCTCATTCTTGGTTCCGAATCGGTATGTATTTGTATATGGCATTTTCTATCCTGAGACACAGCAGAACAAATTTGAAGCCAAACATATAGTTTTTGCTGGTCGGACAGAAAATGAATATCTGTTTGAAAAGCCAGACTGGTGGACCAAGCAGATCCGAAGTTTAGCCAATTTTTACCTGAACGCCCAGTTTGAAGATGGTGAAATTGATTTCCGGAAATATCGGACAGGTATAGGTTTGGTTGGAGCCAAGGAAGGTAGCAATCGTCAAGAAACAGACACTATCTCTCGTCTAGTTTACGGTTTTGCAACAGCTTACATGCTCACTGGAGAAGATCGGTATTTAGAAGCAGCCGAGAAAGGCACTGAATATCTGCGAGAACATATGCGTTTTCTGGATAATAGTGAAGGAATCGCCTATTGGTATCACGCAATAGACGTTAAACCAGACGGCAGCGAACAAAAGATCTTTTCCTCAGAGTTTGGGGATGATTATAATGCCATTCCAGCTTACGAGCAAATATATGCCTTGGCAGGTCCTACTCAGACTTACAGAGTGACAGGGGACCCTCGCATCATGAAAGATGTTGAGTTGACTGTCAATCTGTTCAATCGCTATTTCCTAGATAAATCTGATAAGGGCGGGTTTTTCTCTCATATCGATCCAATTAGTTTCAGCCCTTACTCTGAAACATTGGGACATAACCGAGCTAAAAAGAACTGGAACTCAGTGGGTGACCATGCTCCAGCTTATTTGATTAATCTCTGGTTGGCAACGGGTAAAGAAGAATACGCCAATTTTCTAGAGTCTACTTTCGACACTATCGAGCAGCGTTTCCCAGACTACGAAAATAGTCCATTCGTTCAAGAGCGCTTTTATGAGGACTGGAGCCATGACACAACCTGGGGATGGCAGCAGAACCGAGCAGTTGTGGGTCACAACCTGAAAATTGCCTGGAATCTCATGCGGATGAACAATTTGAAGCCCAAAGATAAGTATGTGGCTTTGGCTGAGAAGATTGCCGGAATTATGCCTCAAGTAGGCAGTGACCTCCAGCGTGGCGGATGGTACGATGTGGTAGAACGCACCCTAGGTTCAGATGAAAAATTCCATCGTTGTGTCTGGCACGATCGCAAAGCTTGGTGGCAGCAAGAACAAGCTATTCTAGCTTACCTGATCCTGGCTGGTTCATCAGATAAACCTGATTTTCTCAAATTAGCCCGCGAATCATCAGCTTTCTATAACGCTTGGTTCCTCGATTATGAAGCTGGTGGGATCTACTTCAATGTTTTAGCTAATGGTCTTCCTTACCTGTTGGGAACTGAACGAGGCAAAGGCTCTCACTCTATGAGTGGTTATCACTCTTTCGAGTTAGCTTACTTGTCAACAGTTTATACTAACCTACTGCTGACTCAGCAGCCGATGGATCTATACTTTAAGCCTAAGCCAGGTGGTTTTGAAAATAACATCTTGCGCGTACAGCCAGATATTCTGCCACCCGATAGCGTGCACATAGGTCAAGTATGGATTAATGGACAACCCTATTATGACTTTGACCCTAACCAGCTAACTGTCAAGCTACCACTGAGTCAAGAAAATTTAAAAGTTAGAGTCCGAATTGTCCCAATTAAGCTCTTTTTTGATGCTACTTGCCTAGAAGTAACTTCAGACACCGCCAAGATTTCCTTGAAAGGTTTACTTGATGCTAGTGGGATCGAAATTTTAGAGGAAGAGTTGCAAAAAGCCACAACTGAACCTATCAAACGTGTAGTTTTACTTTTAGAAGATTTGGAATGTATCACCAGTGCTGGGTTGCGTTCTTTGGTCTTTATTAAGCAAAAGTTGGGTAGCGATGTGGAGATGCAAATAGTAGGCGCTCAGGAAAACGTGAAAAACTTCCTGATGATGAGTTCATTCTACCAAGAAGTCACTTTGTTAGATGAAGAGGCGATCGCACCCCCTCCATTAGCAATGGCAACTGTGTAG